Genomic segment of Triticum aestivum cultivar Chinese Spring chromosome 6A, IWGSC CS RefSeq v2.1, whole genome shotgun sequence:
ATAGACAAGCATCCTCAATGCAGTTGTGTACTTCTAGTTACCAGAGAACCAAATGTCTTCAACGACATCCTTCTccaagatgaagtagtcatcataggcaCATCCACCATTGTAGAGGCGATCGAATACAGTTCAGCTCACCCAGAATCAGTGGCGGAGAAAGGACTCGAATAACGCATGAGGGACAAAGTAATCTTCCATCGACATCATATGGCCCTGTGCCCTATGTTGATTCAACACTCGATGTCCCTTGATTgatcccttgaaattgagaacatgctcatCCGCATGTTTCGCATCTTTAATGACTGCTTGCATCATGGTCGTTTCATTTCTCATATGTTTCCTCATCTGACGAGGATGAATCAATGAACTCCGTGTAGAAGTACTTCGCGGACGAATCCATCGTGTTTGCTTCAAATTAAACAACAAAAACATCAATAAATTTGGCTATGGCATTTGGCCGAACACTTGTCAGGTGTGGTGTCCGCCACCGACGGCAATGTGCAGGGGCGGACGGTACCTAGGCAGCGGCCAGACCAGGAATGGAAGGGAGGCGTAGGCAAGTAGGGGCTGGCGCCCGGGAGAGTGGCCAAAGTTCAGCAAGGCCTCGGCGGCATGCTGGGTGGTACAACGACGTTGTTGGTTTTAGACTACACAGATAGAGcgcaagagggggggggggctaagTGAGAGGGCGGGCTGCGGGTGGTTTTCACTGGGCCCGGGGTGTCAGATGCCTATGTGGTGGCTGTCCAAACATTCGCAAACCTTTCCTAGCTTTGCTTCTGGTTTGCGGAAATTCAAACGTGCAAACCTGTCTGTTGATGTTTGATGCATGACACAGAATGTCCAAACCACGTGGCTCGAATAGTTTAGCTGCGTTTCGTTGGATGggcattgaagatgccctaactGTGTTAACTCGTTACTTCCCTGGTGCGAGGACTATGGGAGGTGCTCATCAGACTGGCGCATTTGCATTGCACCGAACGCGAGGAACAAACAAAGATGCCGGTATGGCAACATCAAGGGAACACCGGACGTTGCACCTGGGCATCATCATAGATTCATAGGACGAAGAAGACACATCCAACCATGATCGGCATCAGTCCGCCCATCCATCCACCGATTGGACGGCCATAACTGGGATGGGCGTCGACCGTCGAGTGCGGAATGATCGGGCGCGCCATGGGCATTATCGGCGCTGATTCAGCGAAAAGCGAACGTTCAGGAAAGGACCGAGACGGGACGAAACCCAAAAGTTGAGAGCCACCAGTAGTCCATACATGCATGCACGTACCAGGTCAGGTTCCCTGCACCGGGGTCGGGGTCCGACAGCAAACGATCTCCGGAATGATGGATCACACCCGACCCGTGCTCCGCTAAGCCAGCCCGAGCCAATCATGGCGGCTGAAACCGGCATGATTGCGAGTTTAGtccgtctttcttttttctttctgctTTGCCCGGTGAACGACCGATCATGCATGGTGACATAAAAGGGAGCAGATCTGCGGTCCTTCGAGCACCGCCCGCGGACGGGTCCGGAGCACCTGGACGCCCAGCAATTGGCACAAGCGAAGGCGATTGCATGATTGCATATCTGCATTTCTGCGTGACGGTGATGCCGGCCACATTTCTTGATCGAGTGCGGCACGACGGCTCCAGCTGACGACATGgcaacttgtgtgtgtgtgtgtgtgtatcatTGAACATCACTGATAATTTcagcaaagaaaaaaaaacactgATAAAGTTCCACTTTTTTAAAAAAGAAGGATGACCCCACCCTATGCATCTCgacaccaaagcctaacatctaaagtcggAACCAAGCCTCATACCGGGTCTGGGCAcacacaccggtccggcgcactctcagaggccgtcgctgccgtcttccaccgatccatcttcagagcacgTACTAATGCATCGACTTTGTCAGGCCTGCCGTCGACACCACCACGGCGCCAGACAACGCCATCATCTTGCGCTCGTCCATCAGCACGCGTCCACCACCGAGCCCCCGCTGCTTCATGCCGCCAGGAGACACCGTTCTCGACGTGCCGGATGCCGCGCCGCTCCTCCTTCGCGAACACCACCTGTCGCCACTGGTCTCATCGCCACCGAAGACATGGCCAAAGATCAAGAGGACCGAGCCGCCTCCAGGAACCACCCGAGCTCTCTGCACCACAAGCTCCAACCCACCGCCCAAGACGACACCACCAAGGTGGAAACGAACGTTGTTGCGCCACCGCCGCCCAATCCCGAGGATTTGGGGTTTTCACCAAGGCAAGGTGGAAGAAGGGACTGGAGGAGACGTACCTCAACATCGCTTCAAAGGGGGGATccgcagtggcggagacaggggaccagcaggggcctggcccccctaacatcactgATTTGTTACCAATTGAAGATGAACAGTGTACAATTTAGAAGAAAATACATGCATTAGTGTAGCTTGGCCCATGTAATCAAAAGTTTGTGTCATTTGGCCCCCGTAATCTTTAATTCCTGGCTCCATCACTGGGGATCCGGCGCCCGCAGCACCACAGATGTCGTGTCCGCCGCCGACGACCAAGGGTTTCCCCTGTACAACCAGTCCAACTCCCACCACGCTAATCGCTAGATCCCATGAAGAGGAACTCGCGGGGGATCGAACCAGCCGGTGGAATGGGCAGCAAGCATCAAGTGGCCGTCTTCGGATCTGGCCATGGGGAAGAACGGGGTATCCCACACCGTGACCACCTCCTCTGTGCCCTCACTGCCCATGCTGCAAGGGCCACAGCCAGCCGCCCTGCGGGCGCCTCCCGCCGCAAGAAGGACGTCACCCTCATCGTCGAAGCCGCTGCCTCGAAGCCGACCTATCGTCACCATCAGGAGCGAATAGGGTAGATCCTCGCCGCCCTCTTCACCAGCGGCTACACGGCAAGCCGACGGCCCCCTCCGGAGGCGACGAGGGAGATGGGGAGGAGGGGAAGggacagcggcggctagggttgggagccGCCCGTGTCGCTCTGCAGAGCGACGCAGGGGCCTGATGGTTTTGGAGtcaatgataaagttccatttagAATTACTAATCCTATCCCAAGGCATGGGAGGGAACTCTTTTCTTGCAATAATAGGATGAGCCACTTGCCCTGGTTTGTTGAGATAAGATGAGTAAAATCTTCATTTATTTGGGGCTCTCCAGCTACTGTGGAACAGTAGGGTACACACTACACACAGAGAGGCAAACTTTTTGCCACACAAGACATGGATGGAACTATACCAGCTGTCTTTCTTTACTTCTCATACACACATCTACAATCAGCAAGACTGACAAATCTGCTAACCAATATATACTGAAAGACTCGAGGATGATAAAGAACATCTCACCAAGCATTTCATTTGGGCAATACAACTGCTACCATCTATCCATGCCAAGAACCAAAAAAAGAACGGTTAGTGTTGTATACTGCTAACATGTACAGGGCCTACAACCTCGGTCCTCAGAACAGCGTCAGGGACCGAGGTTTCGAGAAAATGTTGAGCTTCCTCTGGAAAAAACCAGATGACTTCGACGCTGGCCGCCTGTGAATCGGGCTCTCGGTGGGAGGATCCTCTATCACGTCGGCGGCGGACGCCACTTCTTGGGAACAGGAGTTGTTGAGCTCGCTTTGCCTCATGTCCCTCAGAAGATTCAGTAGCTTGAACGAGCAGCTCTTCGCTTCATCGATCCCGTTCACCGACAGGTCCACGAGGGCGGGGATTACGCCCTCCTTCATCACCTGGGAACAATCCTCCACGCTACGGGAACATATTGCCAGAAGGATTATCACCGCAAGTTCTCGTTCTTTAGGGCTTCCTGTGTCTAGATACTCTGCAATGGAACCAAGACATCGGTCTGTTCTGGTAATAAGCACCATAGCTTCTTCCATGTCGCATAAGTTCCGCAAAATCTCCAAACAGCACTCGACGAAGCTTCCTTCTGCCAAAATGGGAACCAGCTTTGAGATTATTCCCAGTGAAATCAGCTCTGACTTCACATCAGCATCGGATGAAAGATCACAGATAATCTTCAAGGGAAGCTCAAGGCCCTCGATATCTTCAGGTGCCAATATGGCCAAAACTGGAGGAGTGACAACAGAGGCCATCTGACGGGATTGCTGATGACTCAGGTGTTGAATCAGTTCATGGAGTACCAACAAAGCTTCAGTTTTTAGCTCCGAACCGAGGAAGGACGTGATAAGACGGAATGCTTCTTCATCCATGGATGGAATCTTAGCCCTGCAACTCAAACAATAGTGTCTTTGAGAATGCTATCACAAGACCTGAGATACGCACAAAACTAGTAGAATAGATAGATAAATGTAGTATTGCCTGAACCCCAATCTAAATTAATGAAAGGGTGATGTGGATTAGTCAGAGAAGATTGATTCTCTTACCTGCTGTTGGAAAGGAAATTAAGAAAAAAATGTAATCCagcttgttgagctttcatactgTAGCTGCTGCTATCATTTCTCAAGAATTCGAGGAATGCTTCTACAAATCCATGGGACGCCATAGCCCAGGAAACATCATCGTCATCGTGAAGAATGTTCTTCAGATCTTTAATGGAGCTTCCTTGTATTTCTAATGGGAGCTTGGACAGCTCGCAGAAGAACGTCAGGAACATGCCCTGGTTGAAGTTGTGGAATGACAGATGCTTCTGATAGTCTGCACTCCAAGAGAACTGAGAAAAACTATCCTTCGGCTCCTCCATATCTTTCACATGGGAGGAATCTGAGACATAACTGGCATCAGAAAATGCGACAGATGAACTGCTGTGGTCAATCACAAAATTCCTGCCATTCCCAGCAATCAGAGGCACTGACACATTGTGCAAACTTGACATAGAGTGACCATGCAATTGCTCTGGCAAATAACTGTAGGAATCTTTGCTTGGAAGGAAATCTGAGATTGTGAAACCATGCTCTCTGCACCAATTGCAAATGAGATCCCTCATGCAAGTATTAGGAATCATCGCAAAGTTTTCTAGCTTTTTTTGTGTCTTGGGACAAGTGTTGTATCCCTCACTGAACCATTTCTCAATATATTCTCTTTCATAAGTCTGTCCAGATGTTAttatcacaggatcatgcattagcTTTGTTGATATTGGGCAACAGAACTCTGTAGGTGGTGTGGTTTCTCCAGACATACTACTCTGATACTCATATCCCTGGAAGTATGTTGGCTTGTCGCACTTTTCAGGAGTACTGGCATCGCTTGCAAGACTTAAGCTTGGACTCAAAGACTTGCTTTCAGATTGTAAATTTTCATTCCGCTCACCAGTGTCTGGTTTGACGTTCTTTCCATACTTTGTAACAAGATGTAGGAGAAACTTAAGAACCTGCTCCTTTTTTGCATCAGTACCAGTAATCTTATCGAGCAGTTTCCTGATCGCTCTTCTTTCAATTAAGATAGCTTTAGGAGATGTCAGGTTTAACTTTGAAGCTGCCTGCATGAATGTCTGAAGTAGAAGTTCTTCAGTTGCATCAGATTGCCGAAGCATCTCTAAAATTGATTTGCCAGCCTCTTGTTCcagtggatcaacagaaaatttTACATCTCGGAGATCATTGTGGACCTCAGCAATCTGTGTTACAAGCGAAGTATACacaatcaatcaaagcaaaaatACAGTGAAGATGCTGTCATAAGAGTGCCTGAGATTGTGATAAGCAATACCAATAGGGACTATGGATATCCACTAATCCTATACATTTCCCacaaccaatcaatcaaagcaaaaatAATAGTGAAGATGCTACCATAAGAACGCCTGAAATTGCATGATAAGCAACACTGAGAGGGATTATGCTATATTTATCCTAGCATGAATTGAGTTGATGACAAAATAAAAGAGTAAAACATCATAATAAATCAACTAACCTGATTAGCTAATACTGTTGGGACCATATTCTGAATCAGGAAGAGACTCCGTTTAAGTGCGTCTCTGACCCTTTCACACCGTAATAAAATCGCCTCTCCAGTAATTGCCTGAAACATAAATATCCAAAATCATCAAATAATCCTTCCAAAAGCACCAAATAATCACAACAAAGGATCCAAGAATCAATAATAAATTTAGGATGTTAGAATCTTGAGTTTCCCATCAACACAGGAATAACATACCAAGTAGAGTTTACTACATTCGATGCAGTGCTGAGTTATGAGTCTTCCTTTCTCAACTATATGGTATAAGTTGCACAATTCCTGTATTCCTGCTCTACATCCTGGCCGAGCTGCCTCAATTGATGGAAGAATAGAGGAGATTTTATCTAGCATCATAGTCAGCTCACTGCACAATGAGCTGTGAACCTAACAAAAGCAAAACAATTCATATAAATGCATACACAGAGATTTAGGTACACGAAGATGAAACTGAAAGAACAATGAATGTCACCCTCACATGACTTCTATGACATAAAAAAAAACAGCATGATTTCCCCGCCATATGCGAGAGGGTTTCATCTTGCATAATAAAGGCATATAACCAAATGCCCCATGCCTGAATGAAAAGTAGAATGGTTGCAAAAATGGAGAGGTAATTCAGTATTCCACCTTTGGACAAGAGTTACGCCGTGATAAACCCGTGTTCGCCATCGACAAAGAGTGACCGCCAATCTTAATCTTAAGGGCCTTGAACTGTCCAACACAGAAGATAACAATGTCAGGAAAATGCTGTGAATCAAGTCATGGAAATTCAACCATATCATGACGCTGAAGAATGATAAGTTGTTAAGATAAAATAAAATTCAATATGTGCTTGTGATGTATGCAATTTACCAAAGCTATCAAACGAAACAATAGTCCAGTCAATGCAGATGTCAAATCTATATGGTATGGTGGTGGATTGTTGCATCAAAGGAACATTTTTCACCATGCATTTTTTTTTCTGAATACTTTGTCCTTATCAGAATTAGATAATTCAGTAAGTGTTTATCACAACAACTTTATAGTAGCTATCCATTTTCATAACTATGCAGGGTGCGTGTGCTATGGTCAAAACTATCAAAGCAAACTCCCCTTACACTTCGCATGTCATCAGGGTACCAAGACATGTCATCAGTAACAGACAGGATATGCCCTAGCCCAACTCCCAGTGTCCCAGCCTAGCCAATAAAAAAGTCAACTGATTGGTCAAAATACGGCTTGAACAACCACCATTATTGAAAGTCAACAGATTGGTCCGCAGCCGGTCTTTTTTGTTCCTTCAACAACCATGCAATAAAATAAGAACGAACCAAGTTGATTCTAGGCCAGTAGACCGTTTCACCCCTCCGCCTTACACAATTGGTTGAAGAAATCAAATCACGGGATAAGAGCAGGAATAAACAAACAAGACATAGTCTGAATTTCAAAGGGTGCCGATGGGTGCGTACATGACAAACTACCAGTCGTATCTATCAGCTAAGCAAACATACTTGTTGCAACTGCTAAAGCTTGCCGCAAGAATGGGGAAAGGAGAATGGAGTTTTGCAAGAATCCATTGATCAGTTGGTCTAGTATTGTACTAGTATCAAGTATCAATATCGACCCAACCCGCATGAGGCACGGACCCCAACCTCCCCGGCCATTAGCGCAAAGTGGAAAGCAGTGGAAGGGGAAGAGCAACATAAAAAATTAGCCCCTTTGGGTGAAAAGGAGTGGACCTAAACGGTGCAAACAAAAAGAAACTGATAAAAAGGATCGAGTGTTGTGTTCCCGGGGATGGAAGAACAGGACAGGACCAGCCGACGATTACTAACTCGATCAAAAAGTGATTATTGTTCGTGGAAATGGCACCAAATCCCTCCGGATCATTAACCAGAGAGATACACACACAAGGGGCTACAATCAATCAAGCATCAGCATAGCAGCATAACCAGATGGAATGGAATCAGGCTGGAAGGCAGACGAGGCAACCAACCTGCTCGCGCGGGAAGAACGAGAAAGCAaagaacctcctcctcctcctcctcgttgctgTTGCCCCTCGACAGGGGAACAGAGGGGATTGATGCTTGATAGAAGAGAACCCTGCTGCCTCCTGCAACCACAGAGGCGAGCGGAACGAATCAACCGGACGTCCTCCCTCGCGAGGCCGCAACAAGCGGAGCAAGAGCGACAGAGGGTCGTGGAGCGGGGGCGGGAGAGGGGGAGGGATCGAATCAAACCAACCTCCGCAGCGCAAGAACGGCGACCCTCCGGCGGCTCACCGAGCCATGGAAGAAGGGTGGATAGACGGATGGATGGGTCCTTGGATTTCGGTGCCGCGAGGGGGTGGGGGTTGGAGGATGGAAGGGTGTGGGCTATGGAGTACGGAGGTGTCTGTTCCCTGGTGTATAGAGGGAGGGAGACGGATAAAGGCGGCGCGGGGTggggcggggtggggtgggggaggaggatgggggaagggggcggcgagacagagagagcgagggagaaaggaatagtggaaatgatgggcacaccaccaccacccccaccaccTGCACGCACCCATAGCGCGCGCACCAGGCGGTACAATATTCCTCCTCTCACCCGGTCCCGCGCTCGGGCTCGTGCCGGTTTTTTCCACCATGACCCGCGCGCTGCCCCTGCTTTTCCAtcgaaaaaagtccattttaaatcTTGATCTTGTAGAGGTTCGGCGAATCAAACCCCAACCTCCAAATCCCTGTCGTTCGCACCCTGAACTGACTAATCCCGGTCTAAATTGAACCTGACAGTGGTTTTAGGCTAGAAAACGCTGACGTGGCAAGGATTAAGCAGGGTTGCTTTTCTGACTGGTGGGCCAAGCACAGTGCCGTGGCTTTCTAGCTTTAAGTGTGCGCGTGGTCGAACAGAAGGGCGCGGTGGCGATTTGGGGTTAGGGTTCTTCATAGCTGGGCGGCGGCGGTGATTCGCAAAGCTGGTCGGCGATCCACGGCGACGGTGATGTCGTGGGGTTCTTCTGCTCCCGGATTCCGTCGAGCCAGCGGAAGGAGGGAGTCGGAAAGTAGGTCGCCGGTGCGGTACAGGGAGGATGCAATGGCATGCGAGCCGCCCAAGCTCTGCCATTGCAATCCGCGACTGAAGGCACCCAGATGGATCTCCTGGAGCCGTCAAAATCCTGGCAGGAGGTACTACGCTTGCGTGAATGCACTGGTGAGGATTGTTTGTTCGGTTTTCTTTTCATTTCTACCCCTCTGCTCCAGACTTCTCTGAATTTTTATTTTGGACAAATGGGCAGAGTGGTGGTTGTGGCTATGTTGAATGGCATGATGATCCACTCCCACAGTTCTTCAGTGAGTTGATTGGTGATTTGCGTGATGAAGTCTGGAGATTGAAGGGTCAAGCAATTGGGCATCGGTCTGAAGATGCAAATGCAGTTTCCCCAATGTCTGAAGATCAATCTGAAAGAGAAGGCATGATGCTTTTGTCCCTGCAAGCACAACTGAAAGAGAAGAATGCAGAGATAGATGCACTGAAGATCAAATATATGAATGTGGTGTTTGTTTTCATGGTGTTTGTGCTAGGTTTAGTGGTAGGGAAAATGGTACTGAACTGAGTTGTTCAGTTAGTAGTTCTCTGGCAATGCTGCCTTTTGTGTTGAAATGATGCAAACATGTCCTTTTGCTCTGAAATTTGTGATGTGGCAATGCTGCCATTTGTGTTCAAATGATGCAAACCTATCCTTTTAAATGAAAAATGTGATCTGGCACTGCTGCCATTTGTGTTGAAATGATGCTATGTTGAAATCTGAAATGTTGTCACCAATGTTGAAATTATCCTGGCTTTTGTATATGTTCTGGCATTTGTAATGCTGCCATTTGTATATGTTCTGGCATTTCTATATGCTCTGGCATTTGTATATGCAAAAATTGAACAAGATAatgaacaagaaaataaaagaagcACAATTGCCAAAAGAAGTTTTCACTGATCATGAACAAGATAAGCCACTGGGCATTTGGAGACAATATTTCAAGGTCTAGTGAACATTATCCAAAAGAGCACACTGTTTgcaaagttacatcagtgcaacaATAACAAAAGGAGATGCAGCAGTTCCTTGAGCAAGTGAAAAAACAAAGGTCTAGTACATCAGCAACTTAGTAGTTCCCTGAGCAAGTGAAATAAGATAAGCTTGGCATTGCAGATGCAGCAGTTCTTTTCCCCCTTTTTGCTCCAGTTCCTCTccctcttgatgaacttgatgtagCTGCTGGAGGATGCACTGAGGATGGCCCAGATTCTGATGTTGCAGCTCTCTTCCTTGGAGGCTTGAAAGATGTTGCAGCTCCAGTTCCTCTCCCTCTTGCTGCAGTTGATCtagctggtggtggtgctggtgctgCTTGAGGAGTTGATCTAGCTGGTGGTGCTTGGGGAGTTGATGCAGTACCACCAGCAGTAGTACTTTGAGGTCCCTGAAAAGAATACAATGTAATTCTGGAAAAGCAGTTTCATAATGGAAAAGCAATTAAATCAGGGAGAAATATAATACAATGTAATACCTCAAAtgttttcttcattttctttgcTAGATGTGCATTCTTCCTCTTGCCTTTCTCAGGATTCTTCTTGCATCCTGACTTGTTATGTCCTGGATTTCCACACATGGAACACTTCATAATGATGCCATGCTTGCTCATTTTCTTCCCCTTTGGTTTCTCCTGTTCTTCTCTCTTCCTATCATtctttcttggccttcctggcaTTTTCATCCTCACATAATCAGGTGCTACAAGCCTAGGATTTTGTGACACTGGCCACATCTCCTCACCTTCCACAGGCTGCAAGCAGTGCTCATATATTATGTTGAACACCTCAACAGAATAGCAAGGATTAATAAAATCATCAATTTGCTTCTGGCATTTGTATATTGCACTGATTGCATGGTGGCAAGGAAGCCCTGCTAGCTGAAAGTACCCACATGAGCATGTTCTTTTGTCAAGATTGACTGTGTATTGCCTTCCCCTCCCATTGATTTGCTTAACCTCAAAACCATCTTCTCCATTCCACAGCACCTCAAGCCACTGGGTCATTGCAATACTTTTTTTCAGCTTCTTAAATATGGCAGggcatatttgttggggaacgtagcagaaattcaaaattttcctacgtgtcaccaagatctatctatggagagaccagcaacgagtagaaagagaatgcatctacatacccttgtagatcgctaagcggaagcgttcaagtgaacggggttgatggactcgtactcgtcgtgattcaaatcaccgatgatcaagtgccgaacgcacggcacctccgcgttcaacacacatacagcccggtgacgtctcccaagccttgatccagcaaggagagagggagaggttgaggaagactccatccagcagcagcacaacggcgtggtggtggtggaggagcgtggcaatcctgcagggcttcgccaagcactgcgggagaggaggagtacttgtgagagggggagggctgcaccagaacttcgtctatagctcccatgcgcctccccactatatataggggtggaggggctggtttcttgccctccaagtccattggggcgttggccaaggtgggaggaaagaaatctcattatttccttccccaccgattgttatcccccctttttagggatcttgatcttatcccttcgggatatgatcttattccttctaaggggggatcttggtgcgccttgaccaggggtgtggggccttgcccccactacccacgtccatgtgggcccccccatgcaggtgggccccactccggaaccttctagaaccttcccggtacaataccgaaaaatgccgcacattttccggtggccaaaatagaacttcccatatataaatctttacctccggaccattccggaactcctcgtgacgtccgggatctcatccgggactccgaacaacattcggtaaccacatacaaacttcctttataaccctagcgtcatcgaaccttaagtgtgtagaccctacgggttcgggagacatgtagacatgaccgagacgttctccggtcaataaccaacagcgggatctggatacccatgatggctcccacatgttccacgatgatctcatcggatgaaccacgatgtcaaggacttaatcaatcccgtattcaattccctttgtctatcggtatgttacttgcccgagattcgatcgtcggtatccaataccttgttcaatctcgttaccggcaagtcactttactcgttccgtaacacatcatcccgtgatcaactccttggtcacattgcgcatatgatgatgtcctaccgagtgggcccagagatacctctccgtttacacgtagtgacaaatcccagtctcgatccgcataaaacaatatatactttcggagatacctgtagtgcacctttatagtcacccagttacgttgtgacgtttgatacacccaaagcactcctacggtatccaggagttacacgctctcatggtcgaaggaagagatacttgacattggcaaagctctagcaaatgaac
This window contains:
- the LOC123128131 gene encoding U-box domain-containing protein 5 isoform X1, translated to MSWYPDDMRSFKALKIKIGGHSLSMANTGLSRRNSCPKVHSSLCSELTMMLDKISSILPSIEAARPGCRAGIQELCNLYHIVEKGRLITQHCIECSKLYLAITGEAILLRCERVRDALKRSLFLIQNMVPTVLANQIAEVHNDLRDVKFSVDPLEQEAGKSILEMLRQSDATEELLLQTFMQAASKLNLTSPKAILIERRAIRKLLDKITGTDAKKEQVLKFLLHLVTKYGKNVKPDTGERNENLQSESKSLSPSLSLASDASTPEKCDKPTYFQGYEYQSSMSGETTPPTEFCCPISTKLMHDPVIITSGQTYEREYIEKWFSEGYNTCPKTQKKLENFAMIPNTCMRDLICNWCREHGFTISDFLPSKDSYSYLPEQLHGHSMSSLHNVSVPLIAGNGRNFVIDHSSSSVAFSDASYVSDSSHVKDMEEPKDSFSQFSWSADYQKHLSFHNFNQGMFLTFFCELSKLPLEIQGSSIKDLKNILHDDDDVSWAMASHGFVEAFLEFLRNDSSSYSMKAQQAGLHFFLNFLSNSRAKIPSMDEEAFRLITSFLGSELKTEALLVLHELIQHLSHQQSRQMASVVTPPVLAILAPEDIEGLELPLKIICDLSSDADVKSELISLGIISKLVPILAEGSFVECCLEILRNLCDMEEAMVLITRTDRCLGSIAEYLDTGSPKERELAVIILLAICSRSVEDCSQVMKEGVIPALVDLSVNGIDEAKSCSFKLLNLLRDMRQSELNNSCSQEVASAADVIEDPPTESPIHRRPASKSSGFFQRKLNIFSKPRSLTLF
- the LOC123128131 gene encoding U-box domain-containing protein 5 isoform X2, which translates into the protein MANTGLSRRNSCPKVHSSLCSELTMMLDKISSILPSIEAARPGCRAGIQELCNLYHIVEKGRLITQHCIECSKLYLAITGEAILLRCERVRDALKRSLFLIQNMVPTVLANQIAEVHNDLRDVKFSVDPLEQEAGKSILEMLRQSDATEELLLQTFMQAASKLNLTSPKAILIERRAIRKLLDKITGTDAKKEQVLKFLLHLVTKYGKNVKPDTGERNENLQSESKSLSPSLSLASDASTPEKCDKPTYFQGYEYQSSMSGETTPPTEFCCPISTKLMHDPVIITSGQTYEREYIEKWFSEGYNTCPKTQKKLENFAMIPNTCMRDLICNWCREHGFTISDFLPSKDSYSYLPEQLHGHSMSSLHNVSVPLIAGNGRNFVIDHSSSSVAFSDASYVSDSSHVKDMEEPKDSFSQFSWSADYQKHLSFHNFNQGMFLTFFCELSKLPLEIQGSSIKDLKNILHDDDDVSWAMASHGFVEAFLEFLRNDSSSYSMKAQQAGLHFFLNFLSNSRAKIPSMDEEAFRLITSFLGSELKTEALLVLHELIQHLSHQQSRQMASVVTPPVLAILAPEDIEGLELPLKIICDLSSDADVKSELISLGIISKLVPILAEGSFVECCLEILRNLCDMEEAMVLITRTDRCLGSIAEYLDTGSPKERELAVIILLAICSRSVEDCSQVMKEGVIPALVDLSVNGIDEAKSCSFKLLNLLRDMRQSELNNSCSQEVASAADVIEDPPTESPIHRRPASKSSGFFQRKLNIFSKPRSLTLF